Genomic DNA from Gammaproteobacteria bacterium:
TTTATCTGGTTCACTGGATTGGGCGGTCAAGGCTTCAATGCGGCGTTCCAGGGCCATTACCCGATCCTGGGTACGCTCCAGCAATACCTTTTGCACCTCGAACTCTTCCCGCGTCACGAGATCAAGCCGTGCGAAGGCGGAAGACAGAACAGCACGAAGATTTTTTTCCATATCACGTTGAAATTCAACTGCTCCTGCCGGGAGTATGCTGGTTAGACGCGCAGTCAGGTCGTCAA
This window encodes:
- the ubiK gene encoding Ubiquinone biosynthesis accessory factor UbiK, with translation MFDPKFFDDLTARLTSILPAGAVEFQRDMEKNLRAVLSSAFARLDLVTREEFEVQKVLLERTQDRVMALERRIEALTAQSSEPDKELN